The DNA window cacagctagtaagtgtcaagtgtctaaggctggatttgaactcaggtccccctgaatccagggccagtgttttatctactgcaccaattAGCTGACCTCCAGGTGAGTCCTAAAGCTAGGGTTAAGTCTAAGCAATATTGAACAAGGAGGCCTCCCTCAGGATTAGGCTACAATGAATGATGGCCTAACCCATTGAGTACTCTGAGTTTGGAGAGAATCAGTGCAGGGCTCATGCCTGGGAATTGgtctcctgttttccttttcttgctcACCCAAAGAATGAGAGTGTGTTGAGGTTCTGCTTGCTGCTATGGACCCTCCTGGGACCCAGGGAGAGAGTTTCCATGTTTGTTTTCTCAGGCCCCTGTAGCATCTCGCTGGGGCAGGGAGACCTAGAGCACAGAGCAGAGCCGTCCCAGGACTGCTGGGTGAAGAGGGCTGGATGAAGGGCAGCCACAGACACTGATGGACTTTCCATCCCTCTTCTAGGACTTGGCGAGTGCTTTGTTTTCTGATACCTTGTTGCCACTGCCTTCTACCCAGTCTCCTAGGTCCCTTCCTTCAACAGGTAAAGTAGGCACTGCTtgctcctcttcctttctctgagtgaatttccAGTCTCTTTGATCAATGAGCCCTTTTAAGTCAGTACTTGCCGAGTCAAAATGGAGAAAAACTGGTCTTCTctctttgttcccttccccctagAGCTTCTCTGCCCAAGGAATGTGGAATGGCTTCTTAGGGAGACCAGCCTCACTTCCAGCTCAGGGCattttggaatttttctttctccccaggTATGGGATCCCAGTCCAGTTCCTATAGCACCCTCCAAGGCTTTGGCTATACCAAGGACAGAGGGAGCTCTGGTGAGTATTTGCAGTGTGACCCCATTTATAGTCTTCTTAGAACAGGGCCTTCTCTTACTGCTCTGTCCATCTGAAGCTGGCATGGTCCAGGCTGCTGGAGGGGCTTCTGGAAAGCTGTTCAAAGGAAGTAAGGTTGGGAAGACCCTGCAAAACTTTAAGTGCTATATCagagttgaattaaaaaaaaaaaaaggctggggtTTCTTGGTTTTCCTGAAGTAGGGTTCATGGAACTAAAAGCTGAGAATGAGGATTTAGTCAAGCTCAGGTTATGAGCACTGTGGCCTCGACCTAAGTTCAAGAAAGTTGAGAGCTTGGTCCTAGACCAGCCAGAGGGGAAGAAACCTGAGGCTTGACTTCTAGTGAGTCAATCAAGTAATCAAAGTCAGTAGTAAGTCAATAAAGACAAAGTGGTCCTcagttctccccttcccctcatcaGATTCATATTTctgttgctgtgtgtgtgtgtgtgtgtgtgtgtgtgtggtggttttttggttttgttttgatttttttgtatgATCTTCGAATGTTGAGAGATAGctgtggtatagtggattgagtgttggactagagtcaggaaggcctggatccAAATCCTTCCTTAGAAACTTAGTAGTGGAATGACCACAGGCAAGCCACAAAAACACTCTgagcctttgtttccttatcatCAAAGCGGGAGGTAGTAATGGTAGGATTCTGTGGGATTAAAGGAGACCTTATATGCAAAGCAATTAGCAAACAAAGTCTATATAAATCTCAGCTTCTGTTGTTCACTGGAAGGGCCACTAGGGATCGtctgccctcccctcccaggCAGCTGAGACCAAGAGGTTCTGTGACTTGCAGGGGATCAGTCACCCGGGGAATTCTAAAGAGTCACAGAAAAcgttttcccttctttctctgtcccctcttttcctgttctttgtttctttcccctgTCTATGTTTTACCAATAATATCAATACTTTAGATTTGCATAATGTCTTTAACTTTTCAAGGTATTTTCATATATAAGATCTTGCTTTgtccttatagatgaggaaacagaagcttaGCATGCTTAAGTGTGACAACTTTAATTTGAGGCAGAATAGGTAGAAGTTAGTGTCCCCATTCCCAGGCTAGGGTTTTTTCCTGGTTGACCTCCTTGCTGCATTCATTAAtcctactgtgtgtgtgtgtgtgtgtgtgtgtgtgtgtctgtctgtctgtctgtctgtctgtgtctctctctttgggAAATTTAGTTGCTGCTCCTTGGCCTTAGGATAGGGATTTGGAGGGAACACAAGCATAGGTATGGGAGTACCCAGATGCTGTCCTTGTGGTTGGATGTGGTTGAAACCTGGGTGTGCCAGGCTGTGGAGTCAGGGGATAGGTAGAATTGACTGGAAAGGGTATACTGCTGGAATTGTCTTGTGTGGCTTCTGTTCCCTCCTAAATTCGAACGGTACCTTGCTGAGGCTCAGAATCTAGTGATGTAAGCCTTTGTTCTCTGAGCTCCAGAAGCAGGGAACAGACCACACAGAGTCCTAGAGGCAgacattccttcccttccttccccctctctcaagTCAAAACTATAAATTGGACACTTAGAACAGGCCGTAataatctcttctctcctctggcacaGGCTTTGCTGGTGAAGCCCTTCTCACCACCATCCAGAAGGCCGCTGAGGTGGTGGCTAATGCTGTGCGCCCTGGGCGTGAGAGTCCCACTGCCCAGAGCCAGGTGCTGAGGGAGGATGCCTACCAGCCTGTAGTAGCACCTTCTGCTGGCCAAGGTCACTTTGTTCCTAGAAAACCACCACCTGGGCCCACCCAGAATGTCCGAGGTACGATCCTACCGAGGTGTCTGCTTTCTTCCTTTTGGATTTTCTTGCCACCCATCAGTGATCAGGTGTGGGGAGAACCAAACCCCAAGGGAGAGAATCTACGTTGGGCTCCTAGTGCTTGTGATTGGTAGGCTTTTCTTCCCTCCTGGAACCAGAAGCCCACAGGCACTGAGATAGCACATCACCTTTCCTAGCTAAAGCATAGAAAACTCtatggggtgagggaaggggCTAAAGAAATAGCTGCACAGTTTGGGGAAGAATAAAGAAGAGGTAGAAGGGGAGGAAGTAGAATCTTCTGACTGTGGCTCATCTCATAGGTTAGCAAGTGAGGAGCTCTGGGGAATCCCATTATCTCCAAGGTTCTTGGCCTGATTTCGCCTATGTTCTGCCTCATCTTGTGCATCTCAGCTATTTTCATCACTTAGCTCTAATAGAATGTATTTGCAGAAGTCTTCCTAGTCCTTTCTGTTGGCTGCTTTCTGTAAAGGTTACTGTCGTTAACCCCGTTTGTAGAAATGAGAAGACTGCCATGGGAAGGCCAGTGGCTTGCCAGGTACGTCAGTGGCAGCATTAGCAGGAGCATCAGTGGGGACCTAGACTTCAGTGCCAAGCCTTGGAGGTGcccttctgccctctcttcttggGATCCCCACTTCCTCTTTGGTCTACTTTGGCAAAAGAGAAACACGGCATCTTTAGGCCTTTGAGCAGAGCCGGCTGCCGTACTCGGTACCTGGCACAGTGTCTTGTACACAACAGATACTTTAATCAATCTTTGTTgtattgaattgacttgaatccAGCAGATGAACACAGAGCCTTCTCCTCAGGGGCTCTGCCCTTTATGGCTACTCCCGTGGAGTCTCCGATGGATGGAGTCCCCATAGAGCTGAGGAGCGGGTGACTTGGGAAGGACTGAGGCTCTTTGTGGGGCTTATCTGGCATCCCCATTTCTGCAGTGAGGCACCAGCCTGGGCAGGCGGGGGGCGGCTGGGAGGAGATGGACAGTGACCCCAGCTCCCAGAACTCATCTCAGGACAATGGGGAACTCAGCAGAGCCTCCAACTCTGGCAGTAAATCCGACAGCGACAGCCACTCGGGAGCCAGCCGGGAGATGGGTGACGTAACAGAAAGGTAAGCCATCGACGAGGATCAGGGAGGTTGACAGGCTGAGCTACTGCAACAGAAGGCCCACCAGGACAGTCTTTTTCAGGTCTTTCTCTTATTCTTGGGCAGGGATCCATGGCCTAAGCTACTGCTATTTGAGTTGTTTCTCTAGAAATCCACCTGCAGAGGTACCCTTTTCCCAGCAGAGGGGTGGCCAACTGTAGGAATTCAATGAAGCATATGTTTTCAGACATGGgcaagatgttttgttttgtttgactatgctaATTTGTTACAAAGGGAGcaaagagggtgtgtgtgtgtgtgtgtgtgtgtgtatctttaggaagaaaagaacagtaacataaacaataaaaagaatgtCTCCCCACATTTAAAAGAATccaaaaaaccaagaaatttATTTAGTCCATACCTTTTCTTTCCAACCAACTTTTCCTTCACTGACATTAGAATCCTTCTGGGACCTAAAAGTGGATGTTGTATCTAGTTTCACCTCTCCCAGATTTGTCCATTAAAGGCAGAtaatagaaaggagaaagaaaaggcaattcCCTTCTAAATCTTCCTAGACTTCCCTTCATATCCATTACTATTACTTTCCAGTGACTATCCCTGCCTGTCTACAGCCCACACTCCTAGAAAGAATTATATTGAAGCACATCAGTTCATTGGCTGTATGTTTGTCTGACTTCATTCTTCTCCTCTGTTCCATTCCCTTGATCTTATTTTGCTAAGGTCACATCCCATGTATCCCCAGTTGGATTAGGAAATAAAGGTCAAAGTTTAAGCTGGGCTCCAGGTTGGCACTCTTCTACCTTTCCCTCCTAGCGACTCCAGCCACTCTAAAGGTCTCAGCCTTTTCATCTctacctttttccttttctggggaAAAGTTGACATGAAGCTGTGCTGTCTGACAGGGTAGAGGCTGTGCCACTGAGTGACTGTCTACAGGAGATGAGCCTAGTGAGCGCCGTGACCCAGGGGCCGAGGGTCTTTCTGACTCGAGAGGAGGTGCAGCATTTCATCAAAGAGTGAGCCACTCGTACCTTCTGTCCACTCACTGCTGTTGCTTGCCCTGCTTCTGTTGTTGTGAGCTGGGGCCTGTCCGAGTCTTAGAGGGAGGTGGAGAGGAAACAGGGACGTGAGCCTGTCCTTTGGGGAGCCTGAGACCATTTAGAGCCTGAGCCTGGGCTGAGCTCCATCATCCTTCTGGAATGAGTACTCTGGATGTAGAGTCACTCTCCACTGCCATCCCCTTATCTGCCTGTGTTGACTCTGCTGCTTTCCTTCCCTTGACAATGTCTCATGCCCAGGGAGTTTTAAAGTTTTTTCTAGCCCAGTGTCAGACCCTTAGCCACATTGCCTCCCTGGGCTACCTTCCAGCAGGCCCAAGATACCTTTCCCTTGGTCCCCTTTTTGCTCTGCTTCCCCACCTCCTTGTACCCCTGAGCCCCCTTTCCTAGATCATTTTCAGCTCTACCATTTAATTCTTCTGTAGGTGTGGGCTGCTCAACTGTGAAGCAGTACTGGAACTGCTGAACCGGGAACTTGGAAGGCCCAGTGAATGTGTTCAGATGGTGAGAGGGATAggcggggaggggaaggcaggggacacaaggaaaggaataaggacatgttactgtgtgccaggtgtcgcgctaagtgcttcacaaatatctcatctgatgctTGCAaccaccctgtgaagtagattctATTAGGATCCCCATCgggacagttgaggaaactgaagcagacagttatgtgacttatctagggtcactcCACTATTgtgtgttggaggctggatttgaactcaggtcttcctgattccaggcccagtgctctatccactgtgccacctagttgtcaaTGTTGGCCACCTACATGCTCCTTCCCATGTGTCTTTGACCCTGACCTGTCGCCAGACCTCATCCAGCTCCTTCTTTCCCAATCAGAGTGCTGATAGCTTTGATGGCTATAATTCAGCATGGTAAAAGCAGAGAGTCTTTGTACTGCCTTCCAGTTTGTCCTTAGCTCTGTCATTCTCCTGCCACCAAAAAAATTGAGCAGTTGGAGAGAACACTGGGAGTTGGGGATTGCTGAGTGACCCCTTCTAGAACCTTCCATTTGGCAAACCCTGGAAACTAAGGCATTAAACGGACAGATGAGATTAGGACAGGAAGGATTGagcatggagaaggaagaggaggaggaggaggattatcCTGGGCCCTCCCCTCATGCTTAGGGGAGAGCAGAAAAGCCAGGAAGGGAGCTAGACCAGCATGAAACAAGGCTGATGCTGGGAGCGGCCTTTGCCCCCAGAGGAGGTGACAAGGTGAGAGGCTCCAGGTACCCGCTCTCCTCTCTTGCCCCATGGGACTGAGGCATGTTTAGCAGCACCTTTGAGAAGGCTGGAAAGTGTGCGGCTGACCTTCCTTCATCTTCTCCTCAGAGAGCCATGTGTGCCATCTTCTCCCTCATGTGCTCAGATCTGCTTTCCCAGGACCATATCTTCCTCATCATCCAGCCGAAGCTGCAGCAGCTTAGCGAGGGCAGCCCTGGCCCTGTGACCAACAAGGCAACCAAGGTGGGTAGCTCCCCAGTTTAGGCACAAGAAGGCTGTTGGGCTTGGGTACAGGATAGCTCCTTGACCCAGGGTCACTGTGGAGGCAACATCTTTGTGGTTCTTCATACCATGCAAAGAAACCAACGTGCCCTCACATGCATCTGTCAGAGGGATCTGTTCTTGCTTCTGTTgtttaaaggaatgaatgaaaaggcatttattatcattattgttagaTCTGCTAACCCAGCCCTCTAATCAAAGCACCCAGGGCAGCCATGATGAATGTGGCAAATAGAAACAACCAGATAGAGGTAGACCGTGATTAACCTGCTCATTCCATTCTCCCCGGTTCCAGATCTTGAGGCACTTTGAAGCCTTGTGCCGAAACCATCCCACCCCTAGAAGACCCCTGTCTGAGGCCGGCAGTGGTGTGTCTCGCCCCTCTCCCTGCCCTGCTGACCTGCTGACAGATGTTGCACCATTTTCTGGAGGAGAGTCATTCCTCCAGCCAGTGAGTTCATCCTCTTCCCTGCCTGGGGGAACAGCCCCAGCATCCTCATCACACCAGGAGATGAATCCTGTCTCAGCACAGGGAGATGTGGCTCCTGATGGAAGAAGTGCCGAAGAGGTCGAGACCAGATTGGCAGTTTCAGGTGAGCAGGGGCCTGGGTCTAGCCAAGACTCATCAGGCACTAACACAACACATGGCAAATGGAAACCAGACGCTGTCCCTGAAAGCAGCCTCTTGAGCCCCACCACTGGCACATCCTCTTTGTTTGACGGCATGGAGTTGGTGGCTCACACGGGCGTGGTCATGACCGAGGCTGGTAAAGAAGAGCTGCTCCAGCTCACATCAGCTTCTGAGACTCCATGGATCTCATCCAGAGAAGCCGCCTCCCAGCAGCCTCCGGGGCCAGCGCTCTCTGCCTTCGCCTTCTTAAACGCATGAGTGGCCAGTGCTCGAGACTGGGACGCTGCCCCTTGTCTTCCTTGTCTTGAGAAGGACTCCGCACATTtgtctgcctttccttcttcccttttatgATCACTCATGTGCTCATGGGCCCTTCTGGGGGCCCCTAAAGTGTCATTTCCACTCTTGTGTTTCTTTTCATCCCTGTCTGCTGTGTCTGCATACCTCCTCTGGGGGATGTCTCACCACCCCCAAACCAACTCCTAGTGATGGCAACCCTATACTAACTAAGCGGGCCACTGGAATACCCAAGTTAGAAACAGAAGGCACCAGGGTTCATCTTGGGTTTTTTGATCAGCaacaggaaaagggaaattattttaGCTGTATAAGGAATGTCCCACTTATTACTTCCCCAGAATTTGAAAGAACTAAAACCTGGAGGTTTCTGATCAATGTTGAACCTTCCTCAAACATTATATGAAAAGTGAGCAGATTTGATCCCTTCTTTCCACCATGAATGTTTGTTTCCCTCTAGTAGAGCTAGTTTTATGTTTCAGTCATACATGCCTTATATATCTGTGTGATTTTTCCATGGAACTTGGAAAGAATTGGGCCACTAGTTAGGTTGTTCAGGATTATTGTGGGCCCCTGCAGGAATGTGAGTGACACAGAAACTGTGGCCCCTCACTAGCAGTCAAGGACTCTTTTTAACAATACTTTGTGGCCTTAGGAGAGAGGTTGGATCCTAAACCACATCACCGGGCCTTCCTGACCAGGAAAGAGGAATTTGGTAAGGTTGTTGTGATTAGGAAACTTGGCTTTCTTGAGCTATCCCCATCTTCCAGACACAGAGTTTGTGAGCTCTCCCCAGAGCTTACACCCAGGCAGGTTCATGGTTAGTGGCTCTCCAGACCCCTTAACCAATTTAAGTGTGGAGCTAAACATTCAGCCAGACCCTTTCTGGCTCCATCTGTGGGTACACTCTTAGCAATTTGGGCATTCACTTGCATACTGTTTCAGTTGAGCTCATTAAGCAGAAAAAGAGGCCTTCAGTCCTTGCAAGAGCTGCCTTGTCTTCACTCCTTAATGATCAAGAAGGTTTGGAGAGGAAAGaatcatttttatataatcatagaaACCCACAGAACCCGGGGAGAGAATCCTTTGGTTAATTTCCCTCCTGGGAATCCATTCTGTTAGATCCTGTGGATGCTTCCTTTCTATCTTTAACACTGACAGCTCAACTCTGAGTCACACTGAGGGCTAAAGATCCCTGAATAGGTGGGCTAGAGGAGTTGTATTTAGTTCCAAATGGCCTTTGGGTATGCCTTTAGGCTCATTAGTAAGAGAACATAGAAATCTCCAACCCACAGGTTGAGAATTTTAATAGGCCACAGGACTTTGGCCTGAGCTGCTATAATTGCTAGATCATTTGAAATTGGGTGGAGGGCAGGGTGGgtgattcttcccttcttttggaAGGCAGTGATTGACATTTGAAGGCATGTAGTCCACccttctgccctcctttccttccatgCCTCTCCTCTGGCTTTGGCCTGCTCGTTCGGGTTTGGATCCCTATGGTGCTTGAGAGCAGGTTGTAAAGGTGCTTCCAGAAACACTGGCCTTCTGCTTCTTGGCCCTAAAAACTACCAAAGCCCTAGCCAGGCAGGGCCACTAGCCAGCTGCTGGGTCAATACCTCTAGAGCAAGAGGGCTCATGGCAGTTTTGCCCGCTATGATTTAGAAACTCCAAGTAATCCTTTTGTTTTTaccctgggtgtgtgtgtgtgtgtgtgtgtgtgtgtgtgtgtgtgtgttctgaaaattcctttttaaatgcCTTGCCATTCTGCTGAAAATCTTCCTTGCTCCGTGGTAATCATACTATTTGAAAACCATACTGTTACCTTCCTCAATAATGGAGTAATAGAGAAATGGAGATTTCACAAGAAAGTGTCCAATCGAAGGAGTGGACTGTGGGTCAAGGTTACATCTTGTGGTCTAGCCTCCTGTTTTCTGACACCTCTTAAAATTCATGTGTTGGTCTTCTTTTCTGTGTGTCTCTACTTTTTGGCCATATTTATTCTTGCCATAAATTGTTGTTTAGAACTTTGAGGGTGGGGAGAGCCCTGGAGGAAGGGTATAGGGAACATCCCGTCTCCGTGGAACTTGTGAAGGGTGCTGGTTGTTTACACTTTCTTAATAAACACTATTGGATATTTACATAGCGTTGAAACTTTTTTCTTAATGTGTAGTAGTCCTTGGTTCTACTGTTCTAACATTAAGAAGATAATGTATCAGCTTCATCCTCTAACTGTATAAAGATAGGCAAGTCATGAACTTCCTGAGCTTCAGAgccctcaattgtaaaatggagatctgTTGTGAAGATAAATAAGATATGTATGGTACTTTGCAAATTATTATTAAGactgtgtaggggcagctaggtggcacagtggataaagcaccagccctggattcaggaggacctgagttcaaatccagcctcagacacttgacacttactagctgtgtgaccctgggcaagtcacttaacccccccattgccctgcccccgcccAAAATGTGTGATGCTCATATTCACCAAAATATCAAtggctgtattttttttctgtagtagcaaaaaaagaaaaacaaagtaggtgcctaCCCATTGTGGAATAGCTAAATTGTGGCTCATGAATGTAAGAGATTATGACTGTGCTGCtcaataaacacctactatgtgccaggcactgtgctaaggactggaaAATACttagtaataagaaaaaaaatattatatatatatatatatatatatatatatagagagagagagagagagagagagagagagagagagagagagagagaagtgtagAAAAACATAAACTCATGCTTATTTTGGTAAGCTGAatcaggaaaacaacatgtacaattACTACAGgtgggaagaacaaaaacaaagcaatactTTGATAGATTAACCAAGCTTGGttccaaagaggaaaaacatctctttttttgcattagtgggggactatgggtatggagtATTTCATATGCCATCAGACTGTTGATGTGTGGGTTGTTTGTTACAATGGGTGAACATGACGGGAAACTTTAAAGTAAAAATTAGTGGTTCAAAAGGAGAGGAAAACCAGATCATATATTTGTACCCTAAATTTGaggagagcagatttcaaagggttttgCTAACTTGGAATATAATTGGTTccttttgtaatcccatgtattttattatatgcatttaaaaacattctgaaaaggggtccataggtttcaccagatttgcctgaccaaaaaaaaaaaaagttaataacccTTCCTTTAGTGGTATTGATGGTACTTCTGTACTTTTGTCTTTTAATTCAGTACCTCTGGCCACTAACTAAAAATCTAACTTAAAATACCCAGATATGGCaatgttgaattaaaaaaaaaaaacaaaaaaaacccagctccCCAGTTTGGTTTGAGTGAAGATTCAGAATGCCCATCAGTCCCCCAGGCCCACTGATGGGGAAGGCTTCAAAGGATTTTCTTACCCAGAACAAAGGCAGCACAGCAAGCCTGCccggtcctcctgaagccagttGTTTAAGTTGGACCTCTTGGGTCCCCACAGCCTCCCCTTTAAAGACTTTGCCTCCATCATCCCCTTTCCCAGATTCCTGCCCTCTTAAGGTCTCCCTTCTCTTAAGGTATCAGTCTCTGATCTTTCTTTCTTAACTTCCCTCTCCACACATCTGCCTCGGGCCTCCCGtcttcatcctttttctttttttctccccaattttCCCCCTGACCCCTTGGCCCCATAGGTCACCACCCTCTCTCCAGCTTTGGTTCCTACCTCTTCCAACAGTGACCCTCTCCACGCCCCGCCCCCTCCAACCCGGGGTCACGCCTCCTCCGCCTCAACCAATCACAGAACCTCCCCCTCTGAGTGCCCCTCCCGCCCCCTTGGTTGTCCAATGGACGGCAGAGCCGTCCAGTGAATTCCTGAGATCTCCAGAGCCGGGCCCCGGCCTCAGCCAATCGGAaggcagggaggagagagaaggcgGGCTCCGGGGGCCTGAAGCTGTGGGTGGCGCCAGGCGGGTTGCTATCTGCCAGCGCTACtcactcctcttcctcccacctcctccGCTAGCCTGTCGCCCCCGTTACCCCTCGCCCGCCCCTCTTCATTGTTCCCGGGGGGCTCCTCGGCGGGGAGCGGCGGCTCGGGACGGGCGCGAGGGGACACCTCAGCGGGAAGACTGGGCCCCAAGCCGGCCAGACTCGACCTCCCTTCGAGGGCGCCCCCCGGGCCCGGCCTGGGGCTGTGGAGCCTGACCGCGGACGGGCTCCTCCGGGGTCCAGGCGAAGAAGAGGGACGTGGGGGGCCGGGCACCCTCCGCCGGCCCGTACCCCTCCAGACCCGAGGAGGGGGAAGGgtgtccttccttctcctccccggCCCCGGGCTCCTGCACCACCACGGAGCTGAGCAGGTAAAGGGCTACTCGGGGTCCAGAGGTgctgggggagaaaaggaaggatgagACCCCCGTCTCCCAAGCGAGGGCGTGGTGTGCATAGCTGATAACGCCCCCCTTTTGGGGGggagtgt is part of the Dromiciops gliroides isolate mDroGli1 chromosome 4, mDroGli1.pri, whole genome shotgun sequence genome and encodes:
- the TEPSIN gene encoding AP-4 complex accessory subunit tepsin isoform X1; translation: MAAPQLRDRLSFLHRLPILMKGTSDDDVPCPGYLFEEIAKISHESVGSSQCLLEYLLNRLQSNSCHVKLKVLKILLYMCSHGSASFLLALKRNSSFIQEAAVFGGLPDPLHGNSLYQKVRVAAQDLASALFSDTLLPLPSTQSPRSLPSTGMGSQSSSYSTLQGFGYTKDRGSSGFAGEALLTTIQKAAEVVANAVRPGRESPTAQSQVLREDAYQPVVAPSAGQGHFVPRKPPPGPTQNVRVRHQPGQAGGGWEEMDSDPSSQNSSQDNGELSRASNSGSKSDSDSHSGASREMGDVTERVEAVPLSDCLQEMSLVSAVTQGPRVFLTREEVQHFIKECGLLNCEAVLELLNRELGRPSECVQMRAMCAIFSLMCSDLLSQDHIFLIIQPKLQQLSEGSPGPVTNKATKILRHFEALCRNHPTPRRPLSEAGSGVSRPSPCPADLLTDVAPFSGGESFLQPVSSSSSLPGGTAPASSSHQEMNPVSAQGDVAPDGRSAEEVETRLAVSGEQGPGSSQDSSGTNTTHGKWKPDAVPESSLLSPTTGTSSLFDGMELVAHTGVVMTEAGKEELLQLTSASETPWISSREAASQQPPGPALSAFAFLNA
- the TEPSIN gene encoding AP-4 complex accessory subunit tepsin isoform X2, translating into MAAPQLRDRLSFLHRVLKILLYMCSHGSASFLLALKRNSSFIQEAAVFGGLPDPLHGNSLYQKVRVAAQDLASALFSDTLLPLPSTQSPRSLPSTGMGSQSSSYSTLQGFGYTKDRGSSGFAGEALLTTIQKAAEVVANAVRPGRESPTAQSQVLREDAYQPVVAPSAGQGHFVPRKPPPGPTQNVRVRHQPGQAGGGWEEMDSDPSSQNSSQDNGELSRASNSGSKSDSDSHSGASREMGDVTERVEAVPLSDCLQEMSLVSAVTQGPRVFLTREEVQHFIKECGLLNCEAVLELLNRELGRPSECVQMRAMCAIFSLMCSDLLSQDHIFLIIQPKLQQLSEGSPGPVTNKATKILRHFEALCRNHPTPRRPLSEAGSGVSRPSPCPADLLTDVAPFSGGESFLQPVSSSSSLPGGTAPASSSHQEMNPVSAQGDVAPDGRSAEEVETRLAVSGEQGPGSSQDSSGTNTTHGKWKPDAVPESSLLSPTTGTSSLFDGMELVAHTGVVMTEAGKEELLQLTSASETPWISSREAASQQPPGPALSAFAFLNA